In Bos taurus isolate L1 Dominette 01449 registration number 42190680 breed Hereford chromosome 9, ARS-UCD2.0, whole genome shotgun sequence, a single genomic region encodes these proteins:
- the TMEM200A gene encoding transmembrane protein 200A isoform X2 translates to MIATGGVITGLAALKRQDSARSQHHDNLSPSPAAQEKKPVRRRPRADVVVVRGKIRLYSPSGFFLILGVLISIVGIAMAVLGYWPQKEHFIDAETTLSTNETQVIRNQGGVVVHFFEQHLHSDKMKMLGPFTMGIGIFIFICANAILHENRDKETKIIHMRDIYSTVIDIHTLRIKEQKHMNGIYTGLMGETEVKQNGNSCASRLAANTIASFSGFRSSFRMDSSVEEDELVVNESKSFGHLVPPLLSDSSASVCGLYPPPSKTTDDKTSGPKKCETKSIVSSSISAFTLPVIKLNNCVIDEPSIDNITEDADNLKSRSRNLSMDSLMVPLPNPSQPFQPVSLMLPRNNSVGESLSSQYKSSVALGPGAGQLLSPGAARRQFGSNTSLHLLSSHSKSLDLERGHSTLTVQAEQRKHPSWPRLDRSNSKGYVKLENKEDPMERLLVPQAAIKKDFTNKEKLLMISRSHNNLSFEHDEFLSNNLKRGTSETRF, encoded by the coding sequence ATGATAGCAACTGGTGGAGTGATAACTGGCCTGGCTGCCTTGAAAAGGCAAGACTCTGCCCGATCACAGCATCATGACAACCTTAGCCCGTCGCCTGCTGCCCAGGAGAAGAAACCAGTCAGGCGTCGACCTCGGGCTGATGTTGTGGTTGTTCGAGGCAAAATCCGGCTTTATTCCCCATCTGGTTTTTTCCTCATTTTAGGAGTCCTTATCTCCATTGTAGGAATCGCAATGGCAGTCCTTGGATATTGGCCTCAAAAAGAACATTTTATCGATGCTGAGACGACATTGTCAACAAACGAAACTCAGGTCATCCGGAACCAAGGCGGGGTAGTGGTTCACTTCTTTGAGCAACATTTGCATTCtgataaaatgaaaatgcttGGCCCTTTCACAATGGGGAttggcattttcattttcatttgtgctAATGCCATTCTTCACGAGAACCGTGACAAAGAAACCAAAATCATACACATGAGGGACATCTACTCCACAGTCATCGACATCCACACTCTGAGAATCAAGGAGCAAAAACACATGAATGGCATCTACACTGGTTTAATGGGAGAAACGGAAGTAAAGCAGAATGGGAACTCCTGTGCTTCGAGACTGGCAGCAAATACCATTGCTTCTTTTTCAGGTTTCAGGAGCAGTTTTCGGATGGACAGCTCTGTCGAGGAGGATGAGCTTGTGGTGAATGAAAGTAAGAGTTTTGGGCATCTTGTGCCACCTTTGCTCTCTGACAGCTCTGCCTCTGTTTGTGGCCTCTATCCGCCTCCTTCCAAGACAACTGATGATAAAACCAGTGGCCCTAAGAAATGTGAAACCAAGTCAATTGTGTCATCGTCCATCAGCGCTTTTACATTACCTGTGATCAAACTGAATAATTGTGTGATTGATGAGCCCAGTATAGATAACATCACTGAGGATGCTGATAACCTCAAAAGTAGGTCAAGGAATTTGTCAATGGACTCCCTTATGGTCCCTTTGCCCAATCCCAGTCAGCCCTTCCAGCCAGTCAGTCTGATGCTCCCAAGGAATAATTCCGTTGGGGAGTCATTGTCAAGTCAGTACAAGTCCTCTGTGGCCCTTGGACCTGGAGCTGGACAGCTCTTGTCTCCTGGGGCTGCTAGAAGACAGTTTGGTTCCAACACATCCTTGCATTTGCTGTCATCACACTCAAAATCCTTAGACTTAGAGCGGGGTCATTCCACATTAACCGTTCAGGCAGAACAACGAAAACATCCAAGCTGGCCTCGGTTGGATCGAAGCAACAGCAAAGGATATGTGAAACTAGAGAACAAAGAGGACCCAATGGAGAGGCTGCTTGTGCCCCAGGCTGCAATCAAGAAAGACTTTACTAATAAGGAGAAGCTTCTTATGATCTCAAGATCTCACAATAATTTGAGTTTTGAACATGATGAGTTTTTGAGTAACAACTTGAAGCGGGGAACTTCTGAAACAAGGTTTTAA
- the TMEM200A gene encoding transmembrane protein 200A isoform X1, whose translation MDMKVEPGIPMNLRIKDRAMIATGGVITGLAALKRQDSARSQHHDNLSPSPAAQEKKPVRRRPRADVVVVRGKIRLYSPSGFFLILGVLISIVGIAMAVLGYWPQKEHFIDAETTLSTNETQVIRNQGGVVVHFFEQHLHSDKMKMLGPFTMGIGIFIFICANAILHENRDKETKIIHMRDIYSTVIDIHTLRIKEQKHMNGIYTGLMGETEVKQNGNSCASRLAANTIASFSGFRSSFRMDSSVEEDELVVNESKSFGHLVPPLLSDSSASVCGLYPPPSKTTDDKTSGPKKCETKSIVSSSISAFTLPVIKLNNCVIDEPSIDNITEDADNLKSRSRNLSMDSLMVPLPNPSQPFQPVSLMLPRNNSVGESLSSQYKSSVALGPGAGQLLSPGAARRQFGSNTSLHLLSSHSKSLDLERGHSTLTVQAEQRKHPSWPRLDRSNSKGYVKLENKEDPMERLLVPQAAIKKDFTNKEKLLMISRSHNNLSFEHDEFLSNNLKRGTSETRF comes from the coding sequence aaTAAAAGACCGAGCTATGATAGCAACTGGTGGAGTGATAACTGGCCTGGCTGCCTTGAAAAGGCAAGACTCTGCCCGATCACAGCATCATGACAACCTTAGCCCGTCGCCTGCTGCCCAGGAGAAGAAACCAGTCAGGCGTCGACCTCGGGCTGATGTTGTGGTTGTTCGAGGCAAAATCCGGCTTTATTCCCCATCTGGTTTTTTCCTCATTTTAGGAGTCCTTATCTCCATTGTAGGAATCGCAATGGCAGTCCTTGGATATTGGCCTCAAAAAGAACATTTTATCGATGCTGAGACGACATTGTCAACAAACGAAACTCAGGTCATCCGGAACCAAGGCGGGGTAGTGGTTCACTTCTTTGAGCAACATTTGCATTCtgataaaatgaaaatgcttGGCCCTTTCACAATGGGGAttggcattttcattttcatttgtgctAATGCCATTCTTCACGAGAACCGTGACAAAGAAACCAAAATCATACACATGAGGGACATCTACTCCACAGTCATCGACATCCACACTCTGAGAATCAAGGAGCAAAAACACATGAATGGCATCTACACTGGTTTAATGGGAGAAACGGAAGTAAAGCAGAATGGGAACTCCTGTGCTTCGAGACTGGCAGCAAATACCATTGCTTCTTTTTCAGGTTTCAGGAGCAGTTTTCGGATGGACAGCTCTGTCGAGGAGGATGAGCTTGTGGTGAATGAAAGTAAGAGTTTTGGGCATCTTGTGCCACCTTTGCTCTCTGACAGCTCTGCCTCTGTTTGTGGCCTCTATCCGCCTCCTTCCAAGACAACTGATGATAAAACCAGTGGCCCTAAGAAATGTGAAACCAAGTCAATTGTGTCATCGTCCATCAGCGCTTTTACATTACCTGTGATCAAACTGAATAATTGTGTGATTGATGAGCCCAGTATAGATAACATCACTGAGGATGCTGATAACCTCAAAAGTAGGTCAAGGAATTTGTCAATGGACTCCCTTATGGTCCCTTTGCCCAATCCCAGTCAGCCCTTCCAGCCAGTCAGTCTGATGCTCCCAAGGAATAATTCCGTTGGGGAGTCATTGTCAAGTCAGTACAAGTCCTCTGTGGCCCTTGGACCTGGAGCTGGACAGCTCTTGTCTCCTGGGGCTGCTAGAAGACAGTTTGGTTCCAACACATCCTTGCATTTGCTGTCATCACACTCAAAATCCTTAGACTTAGAGCGGGGTCATTCCACATTAACCGTTCAGGCAGAACAACGAAAACATCCAAGCTGGCCTCGGTTGGATCGAAGCAACAGCAAAGGATATGTGAAACTAGAGAACAAAGAGGACCCAATGGAGAGGCTGCTTGTGCCCCAGGCTGCAATCAAGAAAGACTTTACTAATAAGGAGAAGCTTCTTATGATCTCAAGATCTCACAATAATTTGAGTTTTGAACATGATGAGTTTTTGAGTAACAACTTGAAGCGGGGAACTTCTGAAACAAGGTTTTAA